A section of the Pseudomonas sp. Q1-7 genome encodes:
- the msrQ gene encoding protein-methionine-sulfoxide reductase heme-binding subunit MsrQ, translating into MRFRLWRLSVFLVAPIPVVLWLYQAWIFALGPDPGKVLVDRLGLGALWFLLITLAMTPLQKLTGWGGWIAVRRQMGLWCFTYVVLHISAYAVFLLGLDMQQLLIDLGKRPYIFVGALGFTGLLALAITSNRFSVRRLGKRWKQLHRLIYAILAIALLHMLWVVRADMAEWAGYAFVGALLMLLRAPAVERLLPRVFRSAQPG; encoded by the coding sequence ATGCGTTTCAGGCTTTGGCGACTTTCCGTATTCCTGGTTGCTCCAATACCTGTGGTGCTTTGGCTCTATCAAGCCTGGATATTTGCCCTGGGGCCGGACCCGGGAAAGGTTCTGGTGGATCGTCTTGGTTTGGGGGCGCTCTGGTTCCTGCTGATTACCTTGGCGATGACGCCGCTGCAGAAGCTGACCGGCTGGGGAGGGTGGATAGCGGTGCGGCGCCAGATGGGATTGTGGTGCTTTACCTATGTCGTGCTGCACATCAGTGCCTATGCCGTATTCCTGCTGGGACTGGATATGCAGCAGTTGCTCATCGACCTGGGCAAGCGGCCTTACATCTTTGTGGGGGCGTTGGGCTTCACGGGGCTGCTCGCCCTTGCGATCACGTCCAATCGATTCAGCGTCAGGCGACTGGGCAAGCGCTGGAAGCAGTTGCACCGACTTATATACGCCATCCTTGCCATCGCGTTGCTGCATATGCTCTGGGTGGTGCGCGCGGATATGGCGGAGTGGGCAGGCTATGCCTTTGTTGGGGCTCTGCTGATGCTATTGCGTGCACCAGCTGTGGAGCGCCTCTTGCCCCGCGTGTTTCGCAGTGCACAGCCGGGATGA
- the msrP gene encoding protein-methionine-sulfoxide reductase catalytic subunit MsrP, giving the protein MLIQVPPSSACREHEVTPETIYLSRRRLLAAAGGLAAMAALPVRAGDASSYPDVEPAQAPGWFSEKLAGTRWQAVTAGSESVTPFQDATHYNNFYEFGTNKGDPARYAEKMQVEPWTVRIDGEVGKPGTYSLEDIVKPHGLEERIYRLRCVEAWSMVIPWLGFPLADLLKRAEPNGNAKYVSFETHLAPDQMAGVRSGFSLIDWPYVEGLRLDEAMHPLTILAVGMYGRILPNQNGAPLRLVVPWKYGFKSIKSIVRISLVSEQPPTTWQSIAPEEYGFYSNVNPEVDHPRWSQAHERRLPSGLFSPNVVPTRMFNGYEEVAGLYTGLDLRKNY; this is encoded by the coding sequence ATGTTGATCCAGGTCCCACCTTCTTCCGCGTGCCGAGAGCACGAGGTCACTCCCGAAACCATCTATCTGTCCCGGCGCCGCCTATTGGCTGCCGCAGGTGGTCTGGCTGCCATGGCTGCGTTGCCGGTGCGGGCCGGGGACGCTTCGTCCTACCCCGATGTCGAGCCTGCTCAGGCGCCCGGCTGGTTTTCGGAGAAGCTTGCCGGCACCCGCTGGCAGGCGGTAACCGCGGGAAGCGAGTCGGTCACGCCCTTCCAGGATGCGACCCACTACAACAACTTCTATGAGTTCGGCACCAACAAGGGCGACCCCGCACGCTATGCGGAGAAGATGCAGGTCGAGCCCTGGACGGTGCGTATCGATGGCGAAGTGGGGAAGCCGGGTACCTACTCACTGGAGGATATCGTCAAGCCTCATGGTTTGGAGGAGCGTATCTACCGACTGCGCTGCGTCGAGGCTTGGTCCATGGTCATTCCCTGGCTTGGCTTCCCCCTTGCCGATCTGCTCAAGCGGGCAGAGCCGAACGGCAATGCGAAGTACGTCAGTTTCGAGACCCACCTGGCCCCCGACCAGATGGCTGGAGTGCGTTCCGGTTTCTCCCTTATCGACTGGCCCTATGTGGAAGGCTTGCGCCTGGATGAGGCCATGCATCCGCTGACGATACTTGCCGTTGGCATGTATGGCCGCATCCTGCCAAATCAGAACGGTGCACCGTTGCGCCTGGTGGTTCCCTGGAAGTATGGATTCAAGAGCATCAAGTCCATCGTTCGGATCAGTCTGGTCAGCGAGCAGCCGCCGACGACCTGGCAATCCATTGCACCGGAGGAATATGGCTTCTATTCGAACGTCAATCCCGAGGTGGATCACCCCCGATGGAGCCAGGCCCATGAGCGGCGGCTGCCCAGTGGGTTGTTCAGTCCAAACGTCGTACCGACGCGCATGTTCAATGGCTATGAAGAAGTGGCCGGCCTCTATACGGGGCTGGATCTGAGGAAGAACTACTGA
- the pssA gene encoding CDP-diacylglycerol--serine O-phosphatidyltransferase gives MSERPEEPNQPTEGDSLLPIDEHVEEGQDAEGRKVRHRGIYLLPNLFTTANLFAGFYAIVNAMSGNFSVAAATVFVAMVLDSLDGRVARLTNTQSAFGAEYDSLSDMVAFGVAPALLAFEWALSGLGSVGLTVAFIYVAGAALRLARFNTQIGKVDKRYFIGLASPAAAGVVAGTVWAFSDFGIKGSNMSFIVALLVALAGMLMVSNIKFYSFKDLDLKGRVPFVAILVVVLVFAVVFSDPPRILLLIFLAYAASGPVQYLLQLRRRKQVE, from the coding sequence ATGAGTGAACGTCCCGAAGAGCCGAATCAGCCCACCGAGGGCGACAGCCTGCTGCCCATCGACGAGCACGTCGAGGAGGGCCAGGACGCCGAGGGTCGCAAGGTCCGCCACCGCGGCATCTACCTGCTGCCCAACCTGTTCACCACTGCCAACCTGTTCGCCGGCTTCTATGCCATCGTCAATGCCATGAGCGGCAACTTCTCGGTGGCCGCCGCCACTGTTTTCGTTGCCATGGTGCTTGACAGCCTCGATGGGCGTGTTGCCCGCCTCACCAACACGCAGAGCGCCTTCGGTGCCGAATACGACTCGCTGTCGGACATGGTCGCCTTTGGCGTCGCCCCCGCGCTGCTGGCTTTCGAATGGGCGCTGAGCGGCCTGGGTAGCGTTGGCCTGACCGTTGCGTTCATCTATGTAGCAGGAGCGGCGCTGCGTCTGGCGCGCTTCAACACCCAGATCGGCAAGGTGGACAAACGCTACTTCATCGGTCTCGCCAGTCCTGCCGCTGCGGGCGTGGTGGCTGGTACTGTCTGGGCCTTCAGCGATTTCGGCATCAAGGGTTCGAACATGTCGTTCATCGTGGCTCTGCTGGTCGCCTTGGCCGGCATGCTGATGGTGAGCAACATCAAGTTCTACAGCTTCAAGGACCTGGATCTCAAAGGTCGCGTGCCCTTCGTGGCGATCCTTGTGGTCGTGCTGGTCTTCGCCGTGGTGTTCAGCGACCCGCCGCGCATCCTTCTGCTGATCTTCCTGGCTTACGCCGCGTCCGGCCCGGTGCAATACTTGCTTCAACTGCGTCGCCGCAAACAGGTCGAGTGA
- the ilvC gene encoding ketol-acid reductoisomerase, which translates to MKVYYDKDCDLSIIQGKKVAIIGYGSQGHAHACNLKDSGVDVTVGLRPGSATVAKAEAHGLTVKSVPEAVSAADLVMILTPDEFQSKLYKEEVEPNLKKGATLAFAHGFAIHYNQVVPRADLDVIMIAPKAPGHTVRSEFVKGGGIPDLVAVYQDASGNAKNVALSYACGVGGGRTGIIETTFKDETETDLFGEQAVLCGGCVELVKAGFETLVEAGYAPEMAYFECLHELKLIVDLMYEGGIANMNYSISNNAEYGEYVTGPEVINAESRQAMRNALKRIQDGEYAKMFIQEGASNYASMTAYRRNNAAHPIEQVGERLRAMMPWISANKIVDKTKN; encoded by the coding sequence ATGAAAGTTTATTACGACAAAGACTGTGACCTCTCGATCATCCAGGGCAAGAAAGTTGCCATCATCGGTTACGGCTCCCAGGGTCACGCTCACGCGTGCAACCTGAAAGATTCCGGTGTCGACGTAACCGTCGGCCTGCGCCCGGGCTCCGCCACCGTTGCCAAGGCCGAGGCCCATGGTCTGACCGTCAAGAGTGTGCCGGAAGCCGTTTCCGCTGCTGACCTGGTCATGATCCTGACTCCGGACGAGTTCCAGTCCAAGCTGTACAAGGAAGAAGTCGAGCCGAACCTGAAGAAGGGCGCCACCCTGGCCTTCGCCCACGGTTTTGCCATCCACTACAACCAGGTCGTACCGCGTGCCGATCTCGACGTGATCATGATCGCGCCGAAGGCTCCGGGCCACACCGTTCGCTCCGAGTTCGTCAAGGGCGGTGGCATCCCTGACCTGGTAGCCGTTTACCAGGACGCTTCCGGCAACGCCAAGAACGTCGCCCTGTCCTACGCCTGCGGCGTGGGCGGCGGCCGTACCGGCATCATCGAAACCACCTTCAAGGACGAAACCGAAACCGACCTGTTCGGTGAGCAGGCCGTTCTCTGCGGCGGTTGCGTCGAGCTGGTGAAGGCTGGCTTCGAAACCCTGGTCGAAGCTGGCTACGCGCCGGAAATGGCCTACTTCGAGTGCCTGCACGAACTGAAGCTGATCGTCGACCTGATGTACGAAGGCGGCATTGCCAACATGAACTACTCGATCTCCAACAACGCCGAGTACGGTGAGTACGTAACCGGTCCGGAGGTCATCAACGCCGAATCCCGTCAGGCCATGCGCAACGCTCTGAAGCGCATCCAAGATGGCGAGTACGCCAAGATGTTCATCCAGGAAGGCGCCTCGAACTACGCTTCGATGACTGCTTACCGTCGCAACAACGCCGCCCACCCGATCGAGCAGGTCGGTGAGCGCCTGCGTGCGATGATGCCGTGGATCTCTGCCAACAAGATCGTCGACAAGACCAAGAACTAA
- the ilvY gene encoding HTH-type transcriptional activator IlvY, translating to MDSHSLKLFLALADNLHFGKTSREQHVSPSALSRSIKQLEEELGAPLFVRDSRSVQLTREGQQFREYASEVMSGWHAIRQRLMQDQLDLHGELSLYCSVTASYSFLYDILSSFRQDYPRIEMKLHTGDAEKAVERVQQGLEDLAIGARPDNLPAGVDFQSITRSELRFIGPQSPQLLTEEQLSQPTAQSWKDVPMILSEEGLARTRTDRWLKSHGIKPRIYAQVSGNEAIVSMVSLGFGIGVVPQIVLDNSPLAARICIYDIQPPLAAYDIGLFALEKRLNDPLIAAFWNRRQ from the coding sequence ATGGACAGCCACTCCCTCAAGCTATTCCTTGCCCTGGCAGACAATCTGCACTTCGGCAAAACCAGCCGCGAGCAGCATGTCAGCCCCTCGGCGCTCAGTCGCAGCATCAAGCAACTCGAGGAAGAACTCGGCGCCCCCCTGTTCGTGCGCGACAGTCGCTCAGTTCAGCTGACCCGCGAGGGGCAGCAGTTCCGCGAATACGCGAGCGAGGTCATGAGTGGCTGGCATGCCATCCGCCAACGCCTCATGCAGGACCAATTGGACCTGCACGGCGAACTCTCCCTGTATTGCTCCGTGACAGCGAGCTACAGCTTCCTCTACGACATTCTGAGCAGCTTCCGCCAGGACTACCCGCGCATCGAAATGAAGCTGCACACCGGCGACGCCGAGAAGGCCGTCGAGCGGGTGCAACAAGGGCTGGAGGATCTCGCCATCGGCGCCCGACCCGACAATCTACCAGCCGGCGTCGATTTCCAGTCGATTACCCGCTCGGAGCTCCGTTTCATCGGCCCACAGTCACCTCAACTGCTGACAGAAGAACAACTGAGTCAGCCCACGGCACAGAGCTGGAAAGACGTTCCAATGATTCTGTCGGAGGAGGGCCTTGCCCGGACCCGGACCGACCGCTGGCTGAAAAGCCACGGTATCAAGCCGCGCATCTATGCCCAGGTGAGCGGCAACGAGGCTATCGTCAGCATGGTGAGCCTGGGGTTCGGTATCGGCGTGGTTCCGCAGATCGTGCTCGACAACAGCCCACTGGCCGCGCGTATCTGCATCTACGATATTCAACCGCCACTGGCCGCCTACGACATCGGCTTATTCGCCTTGGAAAAACGCCTCAACGACCCTCTGATCGCAGCCTTCTGGAATCGCCGTCAATAA
- the ilvN gene encoding acetolactate synthase small subunit, with protein MRHIISLLLENEPGALSRVVGLFSQRNYNIESLTVAPTEDPTLSRLTLTTVGHDEVIEQITKNLNKLIEVVKLVNLSESAHIERELMLVKVKATGAQRAEVKRTTDIFRGQIVDVTSSVYTIQLAGTSDKLDSFIQAIGTSSILETVRSGVTGISRGDKVLTV; from the coding sequence ATGCGACACATCATTTCCCTGCTGCTGGAAAACGAGCCGGGCGCCCTGTCCCGCGTCGTCGGTCTGTTCTCCCAGCGCAACTACAACATCGAAAGCCTGACCGTGGCGCCGACCGAGGACCCGACTCTGTCGCGTCTGACCCTCACCACCGTCGGTCACGATGAGGTGATCGAGCAGATCACCAAGAACCTCAACAAGCTGATCGAAGTGGTCAAGCTGGTGAACCTGTCGGAAAGCGCCCACATCGAGCGCGAACTGATGTTGGTGAAGGTCAAGGCCACCGGCGCCCAGCGCGCCGAGGTCAAGCGCACCACCGACATCTTCCGCGGTCAGATCGTCGACGTGACGTCCAGCGTCTACACGATCCAACTGGCGGGTACCAGCGACAAGCTGGATAGCTTTATCCAGGCTATCGGCACCAGCTCGATCCTGGAAACAGTACGCAGTGGCGTTACCGGGATTTCCCGTGGCGACAAAGTGCTGACGGTCTGA
- a CDS encoding acetolactate synthase 3 large subunit yields the protein MELLSGAEMVVRSLRDEGVKYIYGYPGGALLHIYDALFKENDVTHILVRHEQAATHMADGYARATGKPGVVLVTSGPGATNAITGIATAYMDSIPMVILSGQVPSNMVGTDAFQETDMVGISRPIVKHSFIIKHPSEIPEVIKKAFYIAQSGRPGPVVVDIPKDMGDPTQKFEYSYPKKVKLRSYSPAVRGHSGQIRKAAEMLLSAKRPILYSGGGVIMGNASEQLTELAKMLNLPVTNTLMGLGAFPGSDHQFVGMLGMHGSYTANLAMHHSDVILAVGARFDDRVINGAAKFCPNAKIIHIDIDPASISKTIKADIPIVGPVDSVLAEMVAILKEIGETPNKETVAAWWKQIDEWRAGGDLFPYDKGDGSIIKPQSVIETLWEVTKGDAFVTSDVGQHQMFAAQYYRFNKPNRWINSGGLGTMGFGFPAAMGIKLSFPEADVACVTGEGSIQMNIQELSTCLQYDLPVKIINLNNGALGMVRQWQDMQYNSRYSHSYMESLPDFVKLAEAYGHVGIRVTDPKDLKAKMEEAFSLKNRLVFLDIQVDSSEHVYPMQIRDGAMRDMWLSKTERT from the coding sequence GTGGAGCTTTTATCTGGCGCTGAAATGGTCGTCCGCTCGCTGCGTGACGAAGGCGTTAAGTACATCTATGGGTACCCGGGCGGTGCCCTCCTGCACATCTACGATGCCCTGTTCAAGGAAAATGACGTGACCCACATCCTGGTCCGTCACGAACAGGCTGCAACCCACATGGCCGACGGTTACGCCCGCGCCACCGGCAAACCCGGTGTGGTGCTGGTGACTTCCGGCCCCGGCGCCACCAACGCCATCACCGGCATCGCCACCGCCTACATGGACTCCATCCCGATGGTGATCCTGTCCGGCCAGGTGCCGAGCAACATGGTCGGCACTGACGCCTTCCAGGAAACCGACATGGTCGGTATCTCCCGCCCGATCGTGAAGCACAGCTTCATCATCAAGCATCCCTCGGAAATCCCCGAGGTGATCAAGAAGGCGTTCTACATCGCCCAGTCCGGTCGTCCCGGTCCGGTCGTCGTCGACATTCCCAAGGACATGGGCGACCCGACCCAGAAGTTCGAATACAGCTACCCGAAGAAGGTCAAGCTGCGCTCCTACAGCCCGGCGGTCCGTGGCCATTCCGGCCAGATCCGCAAGGCTGCCGAGATGCTCCTGTCCGCCAAGCGCCCGATTCTGTATTCCGGCGGCGGCGTAATCATGGGCAACGCATCCGAACAGCTCACCGAGCTGGCCAAGATGCTCAACCTGCCGGTGACCAACACCCTGATGGGCCTGGGCGCCTTCCCGGGCAGCGACCACCAGTTCGTCGGCATGCTCGGCATGCACGGCAGCTATACCGCCAACCTGGCAATGCATCACTCCGACGTGATTCTGGCCGTCGGCGCGCGCTTCGATGACCGCGTTATCAACGGTGCCGCTAAGTTCTGTCCGAACGCCAAGATTATCCACATCGATATCGACCCAGCGTCGATCTCCAAGACCATCAAGGCCGACATCCCGATCGTGGGCCCGGTGGACAGCGTGCTGGCGGAGATGGTCGCGATCCTCAAGGAAATCGGCGAGACCCCGAACAAGGAAACCGTCGCGGCCTGGTGGAAGCAGATCGACGAGTGGCGCGCTGGCGGTGACCTGTTCCCCTACGACAAGGGTGACGGCAGCATCATCAAGCCGCAGAGCGTGATCGAAACCCTCTGGGAAGTGACCAAGGGCGACGCCTTCGTGACTTCCGATGTGGGTCAGCACCAGATGTTCGCGGCGCAGTACTACCGCTTCAACAAGCCCAATCGCTGGATCAACTCCGGCGGCCTGGGCACGATGGGCTTCGGTTTCCCCGCAGCCATGGGCATCAAGCTGAGCTTCCCGGAAGCCGACGTCGCCTGCGTAACCGGCGAGGGCAGCATCCAGATGAACATCCAGGAGCTGTCCACCTGCCTGCAGTACGACCTGCCGGTGAAGATCATCAACCTGAACAACGGTGCGCTGGGCATGGTCCGCCAATGGCAGGACATGCAGTACAACAGCCGTTACTCGCACTCCTACATGGAATCGCTGCCTGACTTCGTTAAGCTGGCCGAGGCCTATGGCCACGTCGGCATTCGCGTGACCGATCCGAAGGATCTGAAGGCGAAGATGGAAGAGGCGTTTTCTCTGAAGAACCGTCTGGTGTTCCTCGACATCCAGGTGGACTCCAGCGAGCACGTCTACCCGATGCAGATTCGGGATGGCGCCATGCGCGACATGTGGCTGAGCAAGACGGAGCGGACCTGA
- a CDS encoding DUF4124 domain-containing protein, with product MHRLILVGSLLLVLSTPTVAGQVYKWVDAQGVTHFGAQPPEGQEATSVNTSVPKPPTHLPRLDSEIAQPQAPLPENKPEGDQKVIDEKVKAEVATQEAERRKYCETVRTNLAQLQNNPRLRVEVNGDVRRLSEEERQSRIREAEKAIGENCN from the coding sequence ATGCATCGCTTGATTCTCGTCGGCAGCCTGCTGCTGGTACTGAGTACACCCACCGTGGCCGGTCAGGTCTACAAATGGGTGGACGCCCAAGGGGTAACCCACTTCGGCGCACAGCCGCCCGAAGGCCAGGAAGCCACCAGCGTGAACACCTCGGTGCCGAAGCCCCCTACCCACCTGCCGCGCCTGGACAGCGAGATCGCCCAGCCGCAGGCCCCGCTGCCGGAAAACAAACCGGAGGGCGACCAGAAGGTGATCGACGAAAAGGTGAAGGCGGAAGTTGCGACCCAGGAAGCGGAACGTCGCAAATACTGCGAAACCGTGCGCACCAACCTGGCTCAGCTGCAGAACAATCCGCGCCTGCGTGTTGAAGTGAACGGCGATGTCCGGCGCCTCAGCGAGGAAGAAAGACAGTCCCGCATCCGGGAAGCCGAGAAGGCGATCGGCGAGAATTGCAACTGA
- a CDS encoding YqcC family protein: protein MDSRCLEVADQLLLIERELRSLGMWSEVSPGADALASQAPFCVDTLAFEEWLQWIFLPRMKLILEHDLELPQASGIRSMAEEVYRERMAEVGRLLDALEAFDRLIGGAN from the coding sequence ATGGATTCGCGTTGCCTTGAAGTGGCTGACCAGCTCCTGCTCATCGAGCGGGAGCTTCGTAGCCTGGGAATGTGGTCGGAGGTGTCGCCTGGTGCGGACGCCCTGGCCAGCCAGGCGCCCTTCTGTGTAGATACCCTGGCCTTCGAAGAATGGCTGCAGTGGATTTTCCTGCCGCGCATGAAGCTCATTCTTGAACATGACCTGGAGCTGCCGCAGGCGTCCGGGATTCGTTCCATGGCGGAAGAGGTCTATCGGGAGCGCATGGCCGAAGTGGGCCGGCTGCTCGACGCCCTGGAGGCCTTCGACCGGCTCATCGGTGGTGCGAACTGA
- a CDS encoding tetratricopeptide repeat protein has protein sequence MSKAWIPALAAAALLAGCATPQRGAIPVVDSGAPLSELEQGTSNQGGYSQPPAAPRSIPEDSGVVVMVPGASSGAPIAAPAPSAPISGSITSGAITPGSITSGPAPDSSVPAYGSSSTPSYGSSNYSVPSPSAPTGIPSSGSGLAADEQLDGPVLALLTTAQQQQGSGDLNGAAASLERAQRIAPREPQVLYRLAEVRLAQGDAAQAEQFARRALTYANGRPALQASLWDLIARSRDRQGDPAGAALAREKAKVNL, from the coding sequence GTGAGTAAAGCCTGGATTCCCGCCCTTGCGGCAGCCGCTCTGCTGGCCGGTTGTGCCACCCCGCAGCGAGGCGCCATCCCCGTGGTCGACTCCGGCGCCCCCCTGTCCGAGTTGGAACAGGGTACCTCGAACCAGGGTGGCTACAGTCAGCCCCCCGCCGCACCACGCAGCATTCCCGAGGATTCCGGCGTGGTGGTCATGGTGCCGGGTGCCAGCTCCGGCGCTCCGATTGCCGCGCCTGCCCCCAGCGCCCCCATCAGTGGCAGCATCACCAGCGGGGCCATCACTCCTGGCTCCATCACCAGTGGCCCGGCTCCGGATTCGAGCGTTCCGGCCTATGGCTCTTCCAGCACCCCCAGCTACGGCTCGTCGAATTACAGCGTGCCATCCCCCAGCGCCCCGACTGGCATTCCCAGCAGCGGCAGTGGCCTCGCCGCGGATGAGCAGCTCGATGGTCCGGTACTGGCGCTGCTGACCACGGCCCAGCAACAACAAGGGAGCGGCGACCTCAATGGTGCCGCCGCTAGCCTGGAGCGCGCCCAGCGCATCGCGCCGCGCGAGCCCCAGGTGCTCTATCGCCTGGCCGAAGTGCGTCTGGCCCAGGGGGATGCAGCTCAGGCCGAGCAATTCGCCCGGCGCGCGCTCACTTATGCCAACGGCCGGCCGGCTCTGCAGGCCAGTCTGTGGGACCTGATCGCGCGCTCTCGTGATCGCCAGGGCGACCCGGCGGGTGCCGCGTTGGCTCGCGAGAAAGCCAAGGTCAATCTCTGA
- the mrcB gene encoding penicillin-binding protein 1B, whose amino-acid sequence MTRPRSPKSRSKRRSNGIRPWLGWAVKLGLVGLVILAGFAIYLDAVVQEKFSGKRWTVPAKVYARPLELFVGLKLSKDDFLKELDALGYRRESVSNGPGAASVAGNAVELNTRGFQFYEGAEPAQRVRVRFSGDYVAGLTQANGADLAVARLEPLLIGGLYPAHHEDRVLIKLDQVPAYLVETLVATEDREFFNHHGVSLKSIARAFWVNATAGELRQGGSTLTQQLVKNFYLTSERSLSRKATEAMMAVLLELHYDKREILEAYLNEVFLGQDGQRAIHGFGLASQYFFSQPLAELKVHQIALLVGMVKGPSYYNPRRFPERALERRNLVIDLLAEQGVVTPEEAAAAKQKPLGVTRRGSLADSSYPAFLDLVKRQLRQDYREEDLTEEGLRIFTSFDPILQSKAETSLSETLKRLAGRKGVDQVESAMVVSNPETGEIQALIGSRQPRFAGFNRAVDAVRPIGSLIKPAVYLTALERPSQYTLTSWVADEPFSVKGQDGQVWRPQNYDRRAHGTIYLYQGLANSYNLSTAKLGLELGVPNVLKTLERLGVSREWPAYPSMLLGAGALSPMEVATMYQTLANGGFNTPLRAIRSVLTAEGEPLKRYPFQIQQRFDPGAIYLVQNAMQRVMREGTARSVYSQLPSSLTLAGKTGTTNDSRDSWFAGFSQDLLAVVWLGRDDNGKTPLTGATGALQVWTSFMRKADPLPLDMPMPENVVQAWIDPHSGQGSDPSCPGAVQMPYIRGSEPVPGAPCGLGAPVDSVMDWVRGWMQ is encoded by the coding sequence ATGACACGTCCCCGATCCCCCAAATCCCGCTCCAAACGCCGTTCCAACGGTATTCGCCCCTGGCTGGGCTGGGCCGTCAAGCTGGGCCTGGTAGGCCTGGTGATACTGGCCGGTTTCGCCATCTATCTCGACGCCGTGGTGCAGGAAAAATTCTCCGGCAAGCGCTGGACGGTACCGGCCAAGGTGTACGCACGGCCGCTTGAACTGTTCGTCGGCCTGAAGCTGTCCAAGGACGACTTTCTCAAGGAGCTGGATGCCCTTGGCTACCGCCGCGAAAGCGTATCCAATGGGCCGGGCGCAGCGTCGGTTGCCGGCAACGCCGTCGAGTTGAACACCCGGGGCTTCCAGTTCTACGAAGGCGCCGAGCCGGCGCAGCGGGTTCGTGTGCGTTTCTCCGGCGATTATGTGGCCGGCCTGACCCAGGCCAACGGCGCCGACCTGGCCGTGGCCCGGCTGGAACCGCTGCTGATCGGTGGCCTCTATCCCGCGCATCATGAAGATCGAGTGCTGATCAAGCTGGATCAGGTCCCCGCCTATCTGGTGGAAACCCTGGTGGCGACGGAAGACCGTGAGTTCTTCAACCACCACGGCGTGTCGCTGAAGTCCATCGCCCGTGCGTTCTGGGTCAACGCCACTGCCGGCGAGCTGCGCCAGGGTGGGAGTACCCTGACCCAGCAGTTGGTGAAGAACTTCTACCTGACCAGCGAGCGCAGCCTCTCCCGCAAGGCCACCGAAGCCATGATGGCGGTGCTGCTGGAGCTGCATTACGACAAGCGCGAGATTCTCGAGGCCTACCTGAACGAGGTGTTCCTCGGCCAGGACGGCCAGCGTGCCATCCATGGCTTCGGACTGGCCAGCCAGTACTTCTTCAGTCAACCCCTGGCGGAGCTGAAGGTGCACCAGATCGCCCTGTTGGTGGGCATGGTCAAGGGGCCGTCCTACTACAACCCGCGACGCTTCCCTGAGCGTGCCCTGGAGCGCCGCAACCTGGTGATCGACCTGCTGGCCGAGCAGGGCGTTGTCACCCCCGAGGAAGCTGCCGCCGCCAAGCAGAAGCCCCTGGGCGTGACCCGGCGCGGCAGTCTTGCGGACAGCTCCTACCCGGCATTCCTCGACCTGGTGAAGCGCCAGTTGCGTCAGGACTATCGCGAGGAAGACCTGACCGAGGAAGGTCTGCGCATCTTCACCAGTTTCGACCCCATCCTGCAGTCCAAGGCGGAAACCTCGCTGAGCGAAACCCTCAAGCGCTTGGCGGGACGCAAGGGTGTGGATCAGGTCGAGTCGGCCATGGTCGTGAGCAATCCGGAAACCGGCGAGATCCAGGCGCTGATCGGCAGCCGCCAGCCACGCTTCGCCGGCTTCAACCGTGCCGTGGATGCCGTGCGTCCCATCGGTTCGCTGATCAAACCGGCCGTCTACCTCACCGCGCTGGAGCGTCCGAGCCAGTACACCCTCACCAGTTGGGTCGCCGACGAACCCTTCTCGGTGAAGGGGCAGGATGGCCAGGTCTGGCGCCCGCAGAACTACGATCGTCGCGCTCACGGAACCATCTACCTGTATCAGGGGCTGGCCAACTCCTACAACCTGTCGACGGCCAAGCTCGGCCTGGAACTGGGCGTGCCCAATGTGCTCAAAACCCTTGAGAGACTGGGTGTTTCCCGCGAATGGCCGGCCTATCCCTCGATGCTCCTTGGCGCCGGTGCGCTGAGCCCGATGGAAGTGGCGACCATGTACCAGACCTTGGCCAATGGTGGCTTCAATACGCCGTTGCGAGCGATTCGCAGCGTGCTGACTGCCGAGGGGGAGCCGCTCAAGCGATACCCCTTCCAGATTCAGCAGCGCTTCGATCCGGGCGCCATTTACCTGGTGCAGAACGCCATGCAGCGGGTGATGCGCGAGGGCACCGCGCGGTCGGTGTACAGCCAGTTGCCGTCCTCGCTGACCCTGGCGGGCAAGACCGGGACTACCAACGACTCGCGGGACAGTTGGTTCGCTGGCTTCAGTCAGGATTTGCTGGCGGTGGTCTGGCTGGGGCGCGATGATAACGGCAAGACACCACTGACAGGCGCCACCGGCGCACTGCAGGTCTGGACCAGCTTCATGCGCAAGGCCGACCCGCTGCCGCTGGATATGCCGATGCCAGAAAACGTCGTTCAGGCGTGGATCGATCCGCACAGTGGCCAGGGCTCCGACCCAAGCTGCCCGGGTGCGGTGCAGATGCCCTACATTCGCGGCAGCGAACCCGTCCCCGGTGCGCCGTGCGGCCTGGGCGCACCCGTGGACTCGGTCATGGACTGGGTTCGCGGTTGGATGCAATGA